Proteins encoded in a region of the Cupriavidus pauculus genome:
- a CDS encoding UvrD-helicase domain-containing protein has translation MSANAYLRDGLPVAESEFTRAACDPSRSVVVEACAGSGKTWLLVARLVRLLLAGAQPHEILAITFTRKAAEEMRERLLEVLSELASAGDDAVIEALTMRGLTPDAARDALPRARQLHAQVLASPGRMAIDTFHGWFGTLLRGAPLSSGIVPGAMLREDALRMKREAWAPFWRALASPQYEDLRAAYAELVDAIGEFQTRALLDRMFHARSEWWALREDGGDPAAKLAADLGDDAVTDVLVEALCDEDWLDDCQQLASLLGTGGKTEQGHASALGAGLEAIRAWQAAGRLPGASAADAFGHLRAAFFTQAGKPRSLRRTAALVKAAGGEGAVEDLLARHADHCARLDRIAARRCEAAVLAVNLALYKLGDALLDRYQQYKSEARAMDFADLEWLAARLMSDEETATYLQVRLDARYRHLLLDEFQDTNPLQWRILQGWLAGYQGLAERPTVFLVGDPKQSIYRFRRADARLFGTASAMLEAEFGATVLRTNRTRRNRPEVLDWVNAVFDAGRAEGRYPLYETQTTALDTPGGPVWQLPLVEAEEVAGNAGNAEDAGEVSDATGHRDTLREPRTALGDSLRFEEGRRVAAWLHHIRDNIPVQDGKTQRRACWRDMQLLVRRKSHLADYERAFREAGIPCLSPRRGGLLATLEALDISALLAFLMTPESDLDLAHVLKSPIVGASDDDLLLLAGAEATRGWWARIEATGLPPEVSDAVRGGVARLRAWLALAPHKPVHDLIDRIYHEGEIRRRYAESAPAAIREQVLANLDAFLKLSLDLDGGRYPSLPKFIDELQEIRRGDEDESPDEGGMGESVDEGEAEPETDGDSQLDAVHILTVHAAKGLEAPFVVLLDANHSDPAPDRAGILVDWPPSARVPTHFSAYGKQAERGLARQPMFDAEAALAERENWNLLYVAMTRARQGLIVSGVKGRASKEKEQNASEIAGSWYVRLAAAGVGEAVDAYPDAATHAEADMRAVTGAPGERIRYTDFRERFRDAVTPISAEEAAMAGLGDEDGEEEGIVFDAAAARHGELVHALLERITRYPQAFGSVPDADTVLRWFPATGAGAPGAREQWHEQIVLAVSEAAAMLKAPALRPLLFPDAAVSARNEVELYDARGRLLRIDRLVEFEDRVVIVDYKLRLLPQEHAAYGAQLARYVAAITPMFPGKRIEAGVATAEGEWIDASALRPMTAQGEQGSLF, from the coding sequence ATGAGTGCAAACGCCTATCTGCGCGACGGCCTGCCCGTCGCCGAATCCGAATTCACGCGCGCCGCGTGCGATCCGTCGCGCTCCGTCGTGGTGGAGGCCTGCGCGGGCAGCGGCAAGACGTGGCTGCTCGTGGCGCGCCTCGTGCGGCTGCTGCTGGCGGGCGCGCAGCCGCACGAAATTCTCGCCATCACGTTCACGCGCAAGGCCGCCGAGGAAATGCGCGAGCGTCTGCTCGAAGTGCTGTCGGAACTCGCGAGCGCCGGCGACGACGCGGTCATCGAGGCGCTTACCATGCGCGGCCTGACGCCCGACGCGGCGCGCGACGCATTGCCGCGCGCGCGGCAGCTGCACGCGCAGGTGCTGGCGTCGCCGGGACGCATGGCCATCGACACGTTCCACGGCTGGTTCGGCACGCTGCTGCGCGGCGCGCCGCTCTCGTCGGGCATCGTGCCGGGCGCGATGTTGCGCGAAGACGCCCTGCGCATGAAGCGCGAAGCCTGGGCGCCGTTCTGGCGCGCGCTGGCCTCGCCGCAATACGAAGACCTGCGCGCGGCCTACGCCGAGCTCGTCGATGCGATCGGCGAATTCCAGACGCGCGCGCTGCTCGACCGCATGTTCCATGCGCGCAGCGAGTGGTGGGCCCTGCGCGAAGACGGTGGCGATCCGGCGGCGAAGCTCGCGGCGGATCTCGGCGACGATGCCGTGACCGACGTGCTGGTCGAGGCGTTGTGCGACGAGGACTGGCTCGACGATTGCCAGCAACTGGCGTCGCTGCTCGGCACCGGCGGCAAGACCGAGCAGGGCCATGCCAGCGCCCTCGGCGCCGGCCTGGAAGCCATTCGCGCGTGGCAGGCCGCGGGCCGGCTGCCCGGCGCGAGCGCCGCCGACGCGTTTGGCCATCTGCGCGCGGCGTTCTTCACGCAGGCCGGCAAGCCGCGCTCGCTGCGCCGCACGGCCGCGCTCGTCAAGGCCGCGGGTGGCGAGGGCGCGGTGGAAGATCTGCTCGCGCGGCATGCGGACCACTGCGCGCGGCTCGACAGGATTGCGGCGCGCCGTTGCGAGGCCGCGGTGCTCGCGGTGAACCTCGCGCTCTACAAGCTCGGCGATGCGCTGCTCGATCGCTATCAGCAATACAAGAGCGAAGCGCGCGCGATGGACTTCGCCGACCTCGAATGGCTGGCCGCGCGGCTGATGTCCGACGAGGAAACGGCCACCTATCTGCAGGTGCGGCTCGACGCGCGTTACCGACATCTGCTGCTCGACGAGTTTCAGGACACGAACCCGCTGCAGTGGCGCATTCTGCAGGGCTGGCTGGCCGGATATCAGGGGCTGGCGGAGCGGCCCACGGTGTTTCTGGTGGGCGATCCCAAGCAGTCGATCTATCGCTTCCGGCGCGCGGATGCGCGGTTGTTCGGCACCGCGAGCGCGATGCTCGAGGCGGAGTTCGGCGCGACGGTACTGCGCACGAATCGGACGCGCCGGAACCGGCCGGAGGTGCTCGACTGGGTCAATGCGGTCTTCGATGCGGGCCGCGCCGAAGGGCGCTATCCGCTCTACGAGACGCAGACCACGGCGCTGGACACACCGGGCGGGCCCGTGTGGCAGTTGCCGCTGGTGGAAGCCGAGGAGGTCGCGGGGAACGCGGGGAACGCGGAGGACGCGGGCGAGGTGTCCGATGCCACTGGGCATCGCGACACGCTGCGCGAGCCCCGCACCGCGCTCGGCGACTCGCTGCGCTTCGAGGAAGGCCGCCGCGTGGCCGCGTGGCTCCATCACATCCGCGACAACATCCCCGTGCAGGACGGCAAGACCCAGCGCCGCGCGTGCTGGCGCGACATGCAGTTGCTGGTCCGCCGCAAGTCGCATCTGGCCGACTATGAACGCGCGTTCCGCGAAGCCGGCATCCCCTGCCTGAGCCCGCGCCGCGGCGGCCTGCTCGCCACGCTGGAAGCGCTCGATATCTCGGCGCTGCTCGCGTTCCTGATGACGCCCGAGTCGGACCTCGATCTCGCGCATGTGCTCAAGAGCCCGATCGTCGGCGCGTCCGACGACGACCTGCTGTTGCTGGCCGGCGCAGAGGCCACGCGCGGCTGGTGGGCGCGCATCGAGGCGACGGGCCTGCCGCCCGAGGTCTCCGACGCGGTGCGCGGGGGCGTGGCACGCCTGCGCGCATGGCTCGCGCTCGCGCCGCACAAGCCTGTGCACGATCTGATCGACCGCATCTATCACGAAGGCGAGATCCGCCGGCGTTATGCGGAGTCCGCGCCGGCCGCGATTCGCGAGCAGGTGCTGGCCAACCTCGACGCGTTTCTCAAGCTGTCGCTCGACCTCGACGGCGGCCGCTATCCGAGTCTGCCGAAATTTATCGACGAGCTGCAGGAGATTCGCCGCGGGGACGAAGACGAGAGCCCCGACGAGGGCGGCATGGGGGAATCGGTGGACGAAGGCGAAGCCGAGCCCGAGACCGATGGCGACAGCCAGCTGGATGCCGTGCATATCCTGACCGTGCATGCGGCCAAGGGTCTCGAGGCGCCGTTCGTGGTGCTGCTCGACGCCAACCATAGCGACCCCGCGCCCGATCGCGCCGGCATTCTCGTCGATTGGCCGCCATCGGCGCGCGTGCCGACGCATTTCTCCGCTTACGGCAAGCAGGCCGAGCGTGGCCTTGCGCGCCAGCCCATGTTCGATGCGGAGGCCGCGCTGGCCGAGCGCGAGAACTGGAACCTGCTGTATGTGGCGATGACGCGCGCGCGGCAGGGGCTGATCGTCAGCGGCGTGAAGGGCCGCGCGAGCAAGGAGAAAGAGCAGAACGCGAGCGAGATCGCGGGCAGCTGGTATGTGCGATTGGCGGCGGCGGGCGTCGGCGAGGCCGTTGACGCGTACCCCGACGCCGCGACGCATGCCGAGGCCGACATGCGCGCGGTGACGGGCGCGCCTGGCGAACGCATCCGCTACACGGACTTCCGCGAACGCTTCCGCGATGCGGTGACGCCCATTTCGGCGGAAGAGGCGGCAATGGCCGGCCTGGGTGACGAGGATGGTGAGGAAGAGGGCATCGTGTTCGACGCGGCCGCCGCACGCCACGGCGAACTCGTGCACGCGCTGCTCGAACGCATCACGCGCTATCCGCAGGCCTTCGGCAGCGTGCCCGACGCGGACACGGTCCTGCGCTGGTTCCCGGCAACGGGTGCGGGCGCACCGGGCGCGCGCGAACAGTGGCACGAACAGATCGTGCTGGCCGTCTCGGAAGCCGCCGCGATGCTGAAGGCGCCGGCGCTACGGCCGCTGCTGTTCCCTGACGCGGCGGTGTCCGCGCGCAACGAGGTCGAACTCTACGACGCGCGCGGCCGCCTGCTGCGTATCGACCGCCTGGTCGAATTCGAAGATCGCGTGGTGATCGTGGACTACAAGCTGCGACTGCTGCCGCAGGAGCATGCGGCATACGGCGCGCAGCTCGCGCGTTATGTGGCGGCGATTACGCCGATGTTTCCGGGCAAGCGCATCGAAGCGGGTGTGGCGACGGCGGAAGGGGAATGGATCGACGCGTCCGCGCTGCGGCCCATGACGGCGCAAGGCGAGCAGGGGTCGTTGTTCTGA